The Bdellovibrio sp. GT3 genome contains the following window.
GTCTGTTAATAAAGAATTTTGAAAACATTTTTTTCCTTATTTCTTGGCGATGGCAGTTCCGCTGACGACTTTTACTTTTTGTCCATTACGAACTTTGGCAGCACCTTCAACAATCAGAAGCTCGCCTCCACGCAGACCCCGGTTGATCAGAATGTCGCTGGCAATTTCCTGCCCCAGCTCCACACCCACTTGACGCGCGACACTTTCCCGATCCACTGTGAAAACGACGGGACCGTTCTGAGTTTGCACGACGGACTTCAGTGGGATTGCGACGGCGTTCTTAATGATGAACCCCTTCATATAGACGCGAACAAATTGACCGGGGCGCAAGGAGGCATCCTCATTGTCGATGCTTGCTCGGGCTTTGACAGTTCCGGTGGAAGTATCCACAATTTGATCATTGAAGTTCACGAATCCCACTTTTGAATAGAACTCGCCATCGCCAAGCTTGATTTGAACTTCCATTTTCTCCACGCTTTCGGGGCGTCCCAATTTTCCTTCAGCTGCCAGACGACGAAGTTCCAACAACTCCGAGTCTGTGTAACTGAAATTCACATAGGCGGGGTTGGTTTGTGAAATGGTGGTGAGCAGTGACTTCTCAGAATTCGCGACAATCAGACTTCCTTCAGCCACAGTTTCTGCGCTGGCATATCCATCTATAGGTGCTGTTACGTCTGTGTAGCTAAGATTCAGCTTGGCTTCATCCAGTTTTGCTTTGGCAGCATCGAATGCAGATTTTGCACCATTGTAAAATGCCACAGCATCATCCCGGTCTTTTTGACTGACAGCATTTTCTTTATATAAAGGAACAATGCGATCCATGGATTGTTTGGCGTTGATCAAACGTGCCCGTTGAATTTCCACTTCACCTTTGGCCTGTGCGACGGCAGCAGCATAGGGAGCGGGATCAATTTTAAAAAGCAAACTGCCAGCTTTTATTTTATCGCCCTCTTTGTAATAGCGTTTCAAGAGAATGCCGCCCACCCGGGCACGAACCTGAATATCGCGAATACCAGAAATCTGACCGACGTATTCTCGAGTCAGAGGAATATCGCGTGGCGCGACCTTCATGGCAGTTACCTCGGGAACAAGCTGAACTGGGGTTTCCACTTTTTTGGAACAAGCCACAGTCAACAATAGCAAACCAGATATCAAGAGCCTTCGGGTCATAAGTACCTCTTTGCAGTTATGCCGGATCAGAATAAAGTCTGCAGAGGCAAAATAATTAATTACAGATTTACAAAAAAGACCTTAAGTCCGGATGTATTTTGAAAGTGTTTTCCAATTCATTCCTTTAAACAAAGATGTTCATCATAATTATCTATTATTTCGATGAACTGTTTCTTTGTTATCTTATGTCGAATGAAAGGTGGGTCGTTATGAAGTGTCCACATTGCAAAGATAAAGATCTGGTTATGAGCGAGCGCAAGGGTGTTGAGATTGATTACTGCCCTGAGTGCCGTGGGATTTGGCTTGATAAGGGTGAGTTGGATAAAATTTTGGATCGCTCACAAAAAGAAGAAGCTCAGGCTTCTGCGCAGAGTGCTCAACGTCCCCAACAGCAGACTCAGTACACGGCGCCTTCTTATGGTGATGGTTATAAGTACAAACGTAAGAAATCATTTTTTGAAGAGCTGTTTGACTAGTTCTCTTTAACCCAAAAGGATGCGATGTAGTCAGTGTGGCGCATCGAGTCGCGCGGGGTGAAGGCGCAGCGAATTGTGGCAGTAGAACGGCAATTCACGCCATTTGCGTGTCAATTCCATGAATTCCTCTGCAATTATTGACAACGTTTCGCCAAACCTTTAGTCCCTGCGCATGGTTAAAATTATTCTAAATCTGTTTATCGTTTCATTGGCTGTTCCTGCGTTTGCGTGTCCTGAGTTGCGAGGCAATTTTGATTGCGTATCTGATTCAGGTCCGGTGAATTCTTTTATCATTAGCAAGGGCGCTGAAAAGGGCCAGGTCACTTATCAGATTAATGGAACCAAGCTTGTCGCGAACGGTATTCCCGAAACTCGTCACAAAGGTGATGGCTTCCCAACGACCTACACGACTTCCTGTGAAGGCGAAAGTCTGCGCGCTCGTATGCAGACTCAAGTATCCTCCGCGATCTGTCCATCACTGCCATTGGAAATTGATTCCATCACGGTTTTCACACGTAAAGGTGATGACATCATCATGGATGACGTAACAATGACGTCCTGCCCGGACCGCGCACCAATGCATATTCGCCACATCTTCATCTGCAAAAGAAAGTAAGGAATTGAAATGAAATATTCTGCACTGATCACATTCGCTTTGTTGTTCGCGATTTCTTCGGCGAACGCAGCTACTTTCTTGATGTCATTTAAAGAACCGGCACGTGCGCAGGAATTCAAAACCACAATTCAAGCACTGCACTTGCCAGGCTTGGAGCTTCAGGATGATCTGGCTGAGATGAAAGTTTTGATTGTTAAAGCGGATAGCAAAGAACAAATTCTGCGTTTCGCTGACAGCGGAGATCTTCTGTTTATTGAAGCTCAAAAAACATTCGCAGCTCCACGCGTGCAGATTCTGCCAACTCCGGTGTCTGGTTTGACCAGAATGACATTGATGAGCAATGAAGCGCCAGTTTCCAAAGGCTTGAAAATGATCAAAGCCCCGGAAGCGTGGGGCATGACTCGTGGTAAAGGTGCGCGTGTGATGGTGATCGATTCAGGTATCGATAGAAATCATCCCGTATTCGCAGGTCGCATAGAACAGGTTCGTAACTTCACTGACGGTGATCCCCAGGACGTTACTGATACTGAAGCCCATGGAACTCACGTTGCAGGTATCATCGCAGGTAAATCTGCAGGCGAAGCTTTGGGCGTGGCTCCAGAGGCAACACTCTTGATTGCCAAAGTCTGTGGTGCCAAGGGTTGTTCATCGGATGCTGTGGCCAAAGCATTGTCATGGGCCTTGCGCGAAGATGTCGACGTGGTGAACATGTCTTTGGGTGGTTCTGGAAGTGTGGTTGAATCATTCATGGTTAAGCAATTGGACGGAAAACAAATTCCAGTCGTAGCAGCCATGGGAAATCACGGCCGCGAAGTGACGCCAATGCCAGCAGGATATCCGGGTGTATCCGGTGTCGGTGCGGTTGATTTTGAAAGTAAGCGTGCGGAGTTTTCAAACTGGAGTGTCGCTTTGGATTTGATGGCCCCGGGTGTGGGAATCCGTTCCTCTGTTCCGTTGGGCACTGGTCGCGTGGCAGTGGCAAGCTTTCAGAACTCCAATGGATCTTTCCAGGTGCTTCCGTCGGTTACATTTAGCGGAGTGCCAGTGGCTGCATTGAATCAGTCGTCTGTGTTTGCGGAATACGGTACCGTTCAGGATTTGGCGAAGGTTTCCGTTGCTGGTAAAATCCTGGTTGTGAAACGCGGTAATTTGCCATTGCTGGATAAAATTAAAAATGCCCAGACAGCAGGTGCCGCGGCTTTGATCATTTGCAATAATGAAGGAGCACTGGTGAGTGGTTCCTTGAGCGAAGATCCAAATGAAATCAAAATTCCAGTGATCATGGTCGAGAAATCTTCGGGTGAAGCTTTGCTTGCAGAGCTGGTGAAAGCTCCGGCTGCGATTGTGCGCCTTGAGATCCAAGGGGCTGATTACGCTGAATTCAGCGGTACATCCATGGCATCACCTTATGTCGCAGGAGTTGTGGCATTGATGAGATCTGTAGCTCCAGGTATTACTTCTTGGAAGACTCGTCAAATCATGGAGGGCACGGCCACTCCGCTTAAAACTGAAATTCCCAATCAGACCGGTAAAGGTCTTGTGAATGCAAAAGCTTCCGTTGATGGTGCCTACGCCGTTCGTAAGAAGTACAACAAGCGAAAATAGATTATTTGAGTTTTTAAAAACAAAAAGGCCGAAGTTAAAAACTTCGGCCTTTTTTATTTAATCGTTCTGACTAAATTGAATTACAGCATTGAAGCGACTGCGTCTTTTTCTTCAGTCAGCTCTTTCAATGTGTTGTTCATTTTCTCGCGAGAGAAAGCGTCGATCTCAAGACCTTTAACGATCTCGTATTCGCCGTTTTTGCAAGTCACTGGGAAACCGTACATGATGCCTTCTGGAATGTCGTAAGAACCGTCAGAAGGGATACCCATAGTAACCCACTCGCCATTAGTGCCCAACCACCAGTCATGGATGTGATCAACAGCTGCGGAAGCCGCAGAAGCTGCAGAAGACAAACCGCGAGCTTCGATGATCGCAGCGCCACGTTTACCAACAACAGGGATGAAAGTATCTTTGTTCCAAGCATCACCTTCAGTCGTGCCAAGTTTTAGCAACTCAGGAACTTTTGCACCGTCAGCTGTTGCAAAGCGAACGTCCGGGTACATAGTTGGACTGTGGTTACCCCAAACTGCAACTTTTTTGAAAGAAGCAACTGGTTTGCCAGTTTTAGTAGCCAACTGAGACAATGCGCGGTTGTGATCCAAACGAAGCATTGCTGTGAAGTTTTTCGCTTTTACGCGACCGTGCTTCATTGCAGATTTCATTGCGATGTAAGCGTTTGTGTTTGCCGGGTTACCAACAACCAAAACTTTTACATTTGGATTCGCGTGTTTACCGATAGCTTCACCTTGAACTGTGAAGATTTGACCGTTTGCAGTCAGAAGATCCTTACGTTCCATGCCTGGGCCGCGAGGACGTGCGCCAACCAGAAGAGCGATGTCAGCATCTTTGAATGCCACAGCTGGATCGCCAGTAGCGATCATGGAATGCAATAGAGGGAACGCGCAGTCATCAAGCTCCATCATCACGCCTTTAAGCGCTTTTTGAGCTTTCTCGTCTGGGATCTCTAGAAGTTGAAGAATAACTGGTTGGTCTGCACCCAACATCGCGCCACTTGCG
Protein-coding sequences here:
- a CDS encoding efflux RND transporter periplasmic adaptor subunit; translation: MTRRLLISGLLLLTVACSKKVETPVQLVPEVTAMKVAPRDIPLTREYVGQISGIRDIQVRARVGGILLKRYYKEGDKIKAGSLLFKIDPAPYAAAVAQAKGEVEIQRARLINAKQSMDRIVPLYKENAVSQKDRDDAVAFYNGAKSAFDAAKAKLDEAKLNLSYTDVTAPIDGYASAETVAEGSLIVANSEKSLLTTISQTNPAYVNFSYTDSELLELRRLAAEGKLGRPESVEKMEVQIKLGDGEFYSKVGFVNFNDQIVDTSTGTVKARASIDNEDASLRPGQFVRVYMKGFIIKNAVAIPLKSVVQTQNGPVVFTVDRESVARQVGVELGQEIASDILINRGLRGGELLIVEGAAKVRNGQKVKVVSGTAIAKK
- a CDS encoding TFIIB-type zinc ribbon-containing protein — translated: MKCPHCKDKDLVMSERKGVEIDYCPECRGIWLDKGELDKILDRSQKEEAQASAQSAQRPQQQTQYTAPSYGDGYKYKRKKSFFEELFD
- a CDS encoding S8 family serine peptidase: MKYSALITFALLFAISSANAATFLMSFKEPARAQEFKTTIQALHLPGLELQDDLAEMKVLIVKADSKEQILRFADSGDLLFIEAQKTFAAPRVQILPTPVSGLTRMTLMSNEAPVSKGLKMIKAPEAWGMTRGKGARVMVIDSGIDRNHPVFAGRIEQVRNFTDGDPQDVTDTEAHGTHVAGIIAGKSAGEALGVAPEATLLIAKVCGAKGCSSDAVAKALSWALREDVDVVNMSLGGSGSVVESFMVKQLDGKQIPVVAAMGNHGREVTPMPAGYPGVSGVGAVDFESKRAEFSNWSVALDLMAPGVGIRSSVPLGTGRVAVASFQNSNGSFQVLPSVTFSGVPVAALNQSSVFAEYGTVQDLAKVSVAGKILVVKRGNLPLLDKIKNAQTAGAAALIICNNEGALVSGSLSEDPNEIKIPVIMVEKSSGEALLAELVKAPAAIVRLEIQGADYAEFSGTSMASPYVAGVVALMRSVAPGITSWKTRQIMEGTATPLKTEIPNQTGKGLVNAKASVDGAYAVRKKYNKRK
- a CDS encoding malate dehydrogenase, which gives rise to MKAPVRVAVTGAAGQIGYALLFRIASGAMLGADQPVILQLLEIPDEKAQKALKGVMMELDDCAFPLLHSMIATGDPAVAFKDADIALLVGARPRGPGMERKDLLTANGQIFTVQGEAIGKHANPNVKVLVVGNPANTNAYIAMKSAMKHGRVKAKNFTAMLRLDHNRALSQLATKTGKPVASFKKVAVWGNHSPTMYPDVRFATADGAKVPELLKLGTTEGDAWNKDTFIPVVGKRGAAIIEARGLSSAASAASAAVDHIHDWWLGTNGEWVTMGIPSDGSYDIPEGIMYGFPVTCKNGEYEIVKGLEIDAFSREKMNNTLKELTEEKDAVASML